A region from the Lutra lutra chromosome 1, mLutLut1.2, whole genome shotgun sequence genome encodes:
- the LOC125096013 gene encoding putative protein FAM172B translates to MARDCIGDLIMKWLPVTQELSFQKFIEQSDLLEELKYDFNEKAELRHTETQRPFVFNYYKNVLERNSKRYQALGHLLAQYIYELLEKVCKLQKVYIPTEADKEPRSFFFMSERALTSHHSVLLVLLQDHGAFRAGQWSQQAIIHHGLQHGSQIPCIQMALQAHYDVIVLNPNDNFVDLKMENEWKGLLTQNIGSSSLKMVQAENFFSLQKPLQCIPKRCSNTPEEHVAYIWDYFISKTEGKDVAFIVHGYGGLVFMDLLVRRKWEVMNKVYAVALIDSEHHVGHQLGSDVQLLAWIKHHCREWVTSPKPLDKPATTVLRKEFPMVSAGTEKHNLAPSSSLQSIFKYFKKALKAKTTINYSRVPIASAGESGRDFRPRLTRKVPKLSRPALMREVRFLA, encoded by the exons ATGGCAAGAGATTGCATAGGAGACTTGATAATGAAG TGGTTACCAGTGACTCAGGAGCTGAGCTTCCAAAAATTTATTGAACAATCTGACTTACTAGAAGAACTTAAATATGACTTCAATGAAAAAGCTGAATTGAGACACACTGAGACACAAAGGCCTTTTGTCTTTAACTATTATAAAAATGTCCTTGAGAGGAATAGCAAGCGCTACCAGGCCCTTGGCCATTTGCTTGCACAATACATTTATGAGCTTCTGGAGAAAGTATGCAAATTACAAAAAGTGTATATCCCAACAGAGGCTGATAAGGAACCAAGAAGCTTCTTTTTCATGAGTGAGAGAGCATTAACAAGTCATCATTCTGTGCTTCTTGTCCTTCTTCAAGACCATGGGGCCTTTAGAGCTGGTCAGTGGAGTCAGCAAGCAATAATACATCATGGTCTCCAACATGGAAGTCAGATACCGTGTATTCAGATGGCATTGCAGGCTCATTATGATGTAATTGTGCTAAACCCCAATGACAATTTTGTGGACCTAAAGATGGAGAATGAGTGGAAAGGTCTTTTAACACAAAATATTGGGTCCTCTTCCCTAAAAATGGTTCAGGCAGagaattttttctctctccagaaaCCTCTCCAGTGTATCCCTAAAAGATGCAGCAACACCCCTGAAGAACACGTGGCTTACATTTGGGATTACTTCATCTCAAAGACTGAAGGAAAGGATGTTGCCTTCATTGTACATGGTTATGGAGGCTTGGTTTTTATGGACTTACTTGTTCGTAGAAAGTGGGAAGTGATGAACAAAGTATATGCTGTTGCACTCATTGACTCTGAACATCATGTAGGACACCAGCTGGGAAGTGATGTACAGTTATTAGCCTGGATAAAGCACCATTGCCGTGAATGGGTGACAAGTCCTAAGCCTTTGGATAAACCTGCAACTACTGTTTTAAGAAAGGAGTTTCCTATGGTTTCTGCTGGTACAGAAAAACACAACCTAGCCCCTTCCTCTAGCCTCCAgtcaatttttaaatactttaaaaaagctTTGAAAGCCAAAACAACTATTAATTATTCTCGAGTGCCAATA GCAAGCGCCGGAGAGAGTGGGCGGGATTTCCGGCCACGGCTGACCCGCAAGGTACCGAAACTAAGCCGACCAGCGTTGATGCGTGAGGTGCGGTTTCTTGCGTAG
- the TRMT10C gene encoding tRNA methyltransferase 10 homolog C — protein sequence MPIFLKMSSSITLRSCARYLLPFTIPRKRSVLCSAILQRYMSSKIPGVSYPKKESTSPPEQLGLDGWKITMKSSVQEDVSPVSSSKDEDPLAAIRELIEMWRLLGKEVPEHISEEELKTAMECVSKSSKKKYLKYLYTKEKKKKANQIKKEMKAATREKAIREQLLETTKDDKQQNFLFLRLWDRNMDIAMGWKGAQAMQFGQPLVLDMDYDNYMKPKELQNTISQLLESEGCNRRDVDPFHLYFCNLKIDGAYHKELVKRYGEKWDKLLLTATEKSHVDLFPKDSLIYLTADSPNVMTTFKHDKIYIVGSFVDKAMQTGTSLAKAKRLKLATECLPLDRYLQWDTGTKNLTLDQMMRILLCLKNTGSWEEALKFVPRRKYSGCLEISQHSQEFVNRLKKSKTFNSSPKGSLNIHTQKRWLK from the coding sequence ATGCCTATTTTCCTCAAAATGAGTAGTAGTATCACCTTAAGATCTTGTGCCAGGTATTTGTTGCCATTTACCATCCCTAGGAAGAGAAGCGTTTTATGTTCAGCCATTCTACAGAGATACATGTCTTCCAAAATACCAGGAGTGTCCTATCCTAAAAAGGAGAGTACATCACCTCCTGAACAGCTGGGACTGGATGGTTGGAAAATTACAATGAAATCTAGTGTGCAAGAAGATGTTTCACCAGTCTCAAGTAGCAAGGATGAAGATCCTCTAGCTGCCATCAGGGAGTTAATTGAGATGTGGCGATTGCTTGGTAAAGAAGTACCAGAACACATCAGTGAAGAAGAACTCAAAACTGCTATGGAATGTGTTTctaaatcatcaaaaaaaaaatacttaaaatatttatatactaaggaaaaaaagaaaaaagcaaatcaaataaaaaaggaaatgaaagcagcaACAAGGGAAAAAGCAATAAGAGAGCAATTGTTAGAAACCACTAAGGATGATAAACAGCAAAACTTTCTATTTCTACGACTTTGGGATAGGAATATGGACATTGCCATGGGCTGGAAAGGTGCTCAGGCCATGCAGTTTGGACAACCTTTGGTTTTGGACATGGATTATGATAATTACATGAAACCAAAAGAACTCCAAAATACTATTTCCCAACTTCTAGAAAGTGAAGGATGTAACAGAAGAGATGTTGATCCTTTCCATCTTTATTTCTGCAATCTTAAAATAGATGGTGCTTATCATAAAGAGTTAGTTAAACGTTACGGAGAAAAATGGGACAAATTGCTTTTAACAGCAACAGAAAAGTCTCATGTAGATTTATTCCCAAAGGATAGTCTTATATATTTAACTGCAGATTCTCCTAATGTTATGACCACTTTCAAGCatgataaaatttatatagtGGGATCTTTTGTTGATAAGGCTATGCAGACAGGCACGTCCCTAGCGAAGGCAAAACGGCTGAAGCTGGCAACGGAATGCCTTCCATTAGATAGATATTTACAGTGGGATACTGGTACCAAAAATCTCACCTTAGATCAAATGATGCGTATTTTGTTATGTCTGAAAAACACTGGTAGTTGGGAAGAGGCTCTGAAGTTtgttcctagaagaaaatacagtggTTGTCTGGAGATTTCTCAGCATTCTCAAGAGTTTGTCAACAGAttgaagaaatcaaagacctTTAATTCATCTCCAAAAGGCTCtctaaatatacacacacagaaaaggtggcttaaatga